A region of the Bacillus sp. (in: firmicutes) genome:
GGTAGGAAAAACTAATTTTTCTGTAAATTATGCCCTATCCCTCGTACAACAAGGAAAAAAAGTGTTGCTTTTCGATTTAGATATTGGTATGGGGAATGTCCATCTCATATTAGGGGCTCAAGCGGAAAAAACGATCGCCGATTACATTACAGAAAACTGCAGTTTATCAGATATTATTCAGCATTCCCATGGGCTTGACTATATAAGTGGCGGGAACGGATTGCCCGAATTGATGAACCTTGACTCCGATTTGCTCCAGCGTTTTCTACGCCATATGGAATCATTGCAAACGACATACGATTATCTCATTTTTGATATGGGGGCAGGAGCACAATCGTTTTATTTGCAATTTTTGTTATCTGTTCAACATATTTTTGTTGTCACAACCCCAGAGCCAACGGCGATTACCGATGCTTACTCAATGATGAAATACATTACATTGCTTGACCAAAACCAAAATTTCTATTTAGTGTGCAACCGCGTGGAAGATGATACTGAGGGGCGCGAAGTGTTACAACGTCTTAAAACAGCTGTGAAAAAGTTTTTACAAAAGGATGTTCATATTTTAGGAATGATACCTGAAGACAAAACAATAAAAAAAGCTGTTCTCGCCCAACAACCAGTTGTTCTTGCTTATCCGAAATCGAAAGTAGCCAAAGCCATTCAAACGATTCCATTTTCATTTGAGCAAGGACGTCCAATGGTTGTAGAGTCCGTGAACTTTATTCAACGGCTACGTACATATCTTTTAGATAGGAGGGGGACCTTCTGAGAAAGATAAAAGTTTTAGTTGTTGATGATTCGGCTTTTATGAGAAAACTCATTACGGATTTTTTATCAGAACACGAACAAATTGAAGTCATCGGCACTGCTCGAAATGGTGAAGATGCCCTAAAAAAAATACAAACTCTCCAACCTGATGTGGTGACCCTTGATGTCGAAATGCCTGTGATGAACGGATTAGAAGCATTAAAAAAGATAATGGAAGAACATCCATTACCCGTTCTTATGCTTTCAAGTACAACGGCTGAAGGGGCTAAAAATACTGTATTAGCGATGCAATATGGGGCTTTTGATTTTATCACCAAACCATCTGGTACGATCTCGCTTGATTTACATCTGATAAAAGATGAGCTGATCAAAAAAGTTTTAGCTGCCGGTCAAATCAACGAAAAGACTCTAAAAAAGCTTTCCGATTCCAATACCAAAAAGGAAGAGATAGAAAAGCGCCAACCGATGGCAAAACCTGTTCACACACAACGAAGCGTCAATTGGAAGTCACCATCAAATAAGATCGTAGTGATTGGTACATCTACAGGTGGTCCAAGAGCTTTACAACAAGTACTTACGGTGCTTCCTAAAGACTTTCCAGCCCCTGTTTTAATCGTTCAACATATGCCGCCTGGATTTACTCGTTCGTTAGCGTTACGTTTAGATAGTTTATGCCAAATTCATGTTAAAGAGGCTGAAGATGGGGAAATTATTCAAAATGGAACGGCGTATATAGCACCAGGTGGTTATCACATGACAGTTAAGAAAGTTGGAAGTGCAACAGCCATTCAATTACTCCAAACTCCGCCGAAAAATGGACACCGACCGTCCGTCGATGTCATGTTTGAGTCCGTCAGTCATTTGGATCAGTTTGATAAAATTGCCGTTATTATGACCGGAATGGGTTCAGACGGGAAGGAGGGGCTCATTTCATTAAAACAACGAGGAAAAGTAATCGCTATTGCAGAATCAGAGGAAAGCTGTATTGTTTTCGGGATGCCTAAAGCGGCAATTCAGACAAACCTTGTTAACCACGTGGAAGAAGTCAATCAAATTGCATATACCATTTTGAAGTATTTCACATGAGAGGTGTGGGCACATGGAAATGAATCAATATTTAGAAGTATTTATCGAAGAAAGTAAAGAACATTTACAAACATGTAACCAACAATTACTAGAATTAGAGAAAAATCCTAATGATTTAACCATTGTCAATGAAATCTTCCGCTCCGCACATACCTTAAAAGGGATGTCCGCAACGATGGGATTTGAAGATTTAGCGAATTTAACCCACAATATGGAGAATGTTCTGGATGCCATCCGGAACCAAAAAATACATGTAACTCCTGAATTATTAGATGTTGTATTTATGGCTATGGACGCTCTGGAAGAAATGGTTTTATCAATTGCTGAAGGTGGAGACGGAAAAAAAGATGTGACAGACATTGTGCAAAAATTAAAAGCCATTGAAAACGGAGAAAACATTTCAGCAGTTAATAAAGCAAAAGAGGAAGCGGCAACTACTATTGCTAGGGATTCTAAAGCGCAAAACACGTACGATTCATTTGAGTTAACCGTAATTCAACAATCGGAAGAACAAGGATTTAATTGCTTCGAAATTTTGGTTTCGCTTCGTAGCGATTGCTTATTAAAAGCCGCTCGCGTGTACATGGTATTTGAAGTCATTGAAAAAAGCGGGGAAATTA
Encoded here:
- a CDS encoding MinD/ParA family protein; this translates as MRDQAESLRKKLFHAQMNQSAKSIAIVSGKGGVGKTNFSVNYALSLVQQGKKVLLFDLDIGMGNVHLILGAQAEKTIADYITENCSLSDIIQHSHGLDYISGGNGLPELMNLDSDLLQRFLRHMESLQTTYDYLIFDMGAGAQSFYLQFLLSVQHIFVVTTPEPTAITDAYSMMKYITLLDQNQNFYLVCNRVEDDTEGREVLQRLKTAVKKFLQKDVHILGMIPEDKTIKKAVLAQQPVVLAYPKSKVAKAIQTIPFSFEQGRPMVVESVNFIQRLRTYLLDRRGTF
- a CDS encoding chemotaxis response regulator protein-glutamate methylesterase, coding for MRKIKVLVVDDSAFMRKLITDFLSEHEQIEVIGTARNGEDALKKIQTLQPDVVTLDVEMPVMNGLEALKKIMEEHPLPVLMLSSTTAEGAKNTVLAMQYGAFDFITKPSGTISLDLHLIKDELIKKVLAAGQINEKTLKKLSDSNTKKEEIEKRQPMAKPVHTQRSVNWKSPSNKIVVIGTSTGGPRALQQVLTVLPKDFPAPVLIVQHMPPGFTRSLALRLDSLCQIHVKEAEDGEIIQNGTAYIAPGGYHMTVKKVGSATAIQLLQTPPKNGHRPSVDVMFESVSHLDQFDKIAVIMTGMGSDGKEGLISLKQRGKVIAIAESEESCIVFGMPKAAIQTNLVNHVEEVNQIAYTILKYFT